A window of Vibrio gazogenes genomic DNA:
CCCGTCGCGTCCGATTCAGTATGAAGGGGGTGGTGCCGATACGGCTGCAACGGATATTATCTGTCCGATGTATGCCCGGGTTGACCAGCATCAGGGGGGCACGAATCCGAAATATGCGATTAAAGATTGGATCGGCCGCCCCGGAGAACAGCGACCATTAATCTTGTGTGAATATGCGCATGCGATGGGGAACAGTCTCGGGAGTTTTGCCAAATACTGGCAGGCATTTCGTCAGTATCCACGGCTACAGGGCGGGTTTATCTGGGACTGGGTTGATCAGGGACTCTCCAAGTGGGATGAGCACGGCCAGCACTACTGGGCGTATGGCGGTGATTTCGGAGATGAAATCAATGATCGTCAGTTTTGCATTAATGGTTTGATCTGGCCTGATCGCACGGTTCATCCGGCATTATTGGAAGCGAAGCGCGCGCAGCAGTTCTACGCGATTCAATTTGATGGTCAGCATCAGTTGACGTTGACCAGTGAACATTTGTTTACTGAAGAAGCACTGATTTGTTGCTGGACGGTACTTGAAGACGGCATCGCTGTTTCGACGGGAGAGCACGCTGTTGTTATGGCACCTGAATCCGAGCAGACCATTGAACTCCCATTTGATCACGGTTTGTATCAGTCAGGAAAAACGTATCATCTGAATGTTGATGTGTTGCTCGCTGAGCAGACATTCTGGGCACCGGCCCGGCATTCGGTCGCACAGTCGCAGTTTGAGCTGAAGGCCACATATCCCAAATTACACACCGAACCTACAACCCCTTTGGCAGATATTCGTGTCTCGGAATCCGATGAGCAGGTGATCGTTGCCGTTGCAGACCAACAGTGGACTTTCCATCGAGGCAGCGGTTATCTGACGCATTGGCAACAACAGGGCGAGCAGCGATTAGCCGCACCGCTGAAAGATCATTTCTATCGTGCGCCGCTCGATAATGATATCGGGACCAGTGAAGTTGACAGGCCTGACCCGAACAGTTGGATGGCGCGCTGGAAACAGGCCGGTCTTGACCGCTTGGCCGGGCGGTGCGTTGCGATGAGCGTAGAAACCGGTGAGCATGCTGTCACGATCAAAACGCAGTTTGACTATACTGCGGTAGCCGAGACTGTGATAACCAAGCAGGCAGCGACAACCGGACAGCTCTTGCGAACGCAATGGTGTTATACGGTGAATCAGCACGGAGAAATGCATATTGATGTCGATGTGTATCCATGTGCGGCGTTACCGTCGTTGCCACGAGTCGGCTTCTCTTGTGCGTTACCTTTGACTGAGCGTGTGACATGGTTTGGCCGAGGCCCGCACGAAAACTATCCTGACCGTTGTCTGTCCGCGCGGATCGGATGTTACGATGCGACGGTCAGTGAGATGCATACCCCCTATATTTTTCCGACGGATAATGGTCTGCGCTGTGACACCCGAAGACTTTCTCTGGGGGGGATTTCGGTGCAAGGTGAATTTCACTTCAGTGTGAGCCGTTACTCACAAGCGATGCTTGAAACCGCCAAGCATACGCATGAGCTGGTGGCTGATGAGGTGGTTTACCTGCATGTGGATGGCTTCCATATGGGAATCGGAGGAGATGATTCGTGGACACCGAGTGTTCATCCGGAATTCCTGTTGGATGCACCGCACTATCATTACCATGTGGTATTGACCTCTGCGCGGTCATGATTGACTCGTATATCGACTTCCTGATCGACACTAGCGTGTTCGGGAAGTCGGTGAACCATGTCGGATATTCATGCACCCTTCATACGATCAGTTTATACAATCTCAGTTTATACAACCTCAGCTTATACAACCCGTTCATACAATCCGTTTATACAAACAGAACGCAATTAACAATCACGCTGCGCATTCCCTCTCTCTATTTTACACCGCTATTACCATGCAATATGAATGGGGGTGCCAACCGGTACCAAGCTGATAAATTCATCCATCTCTTCATTGGTTAAGGCAATACAACCATTGGTCCAGTCAAAACTTTGAATAAACTCCGGATGACGTTGATAGCCATTCTTCAAACCATGAATGTGAATATCGCCACCGGGGTTCAAACCGTATTGTTTCGCATAGGCGATGTCTTTGGCAGCCGGATAGCTGATGTGAAATGCTTTATAGAAATTGGAATTGAGATTGATGGCATCAAGCACGTAGTCACCTTCCGGTGTCCGTTGATCGCCTTCCTGATGTTTCGGGCCTTGCGGAAATTTCCCGAGGGCAATGCGATACGTTCTGATCGTCTGTCCTTGCTCAAGCAGATAGATACGCCGCTTGGACTTATCGACAGTGACACGATCAACTTGTGCAGCAACGGAAAAACTCAGAGATGCGATGAACATTATCAGTACAAGGGTGGAAAATTTCGTTCGCATGGATACGCTGAGTTCCTTATTGATCGTGAGGTGGTCAGTCATTGCCTGAACCCAATGAGACAGGCAAGTGACATAGGCCAGTTATACACCGGAAAGCGATCTGGCGGAAGCCACACCATATGATTGATCGGTGTTGGTCACAGGTTGATGACGAATCGGTGTCAGGGGAGCGTTGACGAGGGCATCTCCGTGATGCCCCGTGCTATGCCGGAGCGGAGATGCCTCTGAATCATTGAACCGGTGGATTTAAAGTTCCGGTAAGGTTTTTTTCTGCTTTTTACTGGTTTTCTTGTGCTGTTTTTCTGCTTCGGCTAACAAGTGTAGCAACGGTTTGGGATCGTAGGCTTCTTGTCGAGATGAGTAGATCGAAGCCTGAAGTTGACTCACTTCATTGTCGATGGCTGCTCTCTCTGCCGCAGACAGTTCCAGCTCAGCGATTTGAACTTGTACCAGATGCTGAATTCGAATGCCATCTTGTTGCTTTAATGCCTCTTTCAGCGACAGATGCCCGGCTTCGGTTGGCAAATTCGGTGTTTCAACCGGCTTTGAGCGTTTGGTCTGCCAAATCCGATAGAGCCAACAGCCAGAGGTTACAATCCACAGGACAGCAAAAAGGGCTGTGAGATATGGCCAGATGCCGGGATCTTTGACTTTAATCTCCTGAGGCGCGACCGATGCTTTTGTTGCTGATTGTGGCAGCGAAACCACGGTATCGACTGGCGCACCTTTGGCGACATTGAGTGTCAAGCCAGTGAGTATTGCTCGCCGTTGGCGTTGTTTCTGCGTGTTCCACCAGTTAAGCGAGACTCCCGGTAACGTGATCTGGCCGGATTGATTGGGGATGAGTACCTGTTTCAGCGTCATCACCGTCTCATCGTTATCCAGTGTTTTATATTGCGGTTTTTCCTGATAGACACGTACGCTGTCCGGGTAGTTGATTTGCAGGTCGGGGATTTTATCCTGACTCACGCCTTTGATTTTCAGTTCAAGTATCCGAGTGATTGAATCACCGACTTTGAGGGCGGCACGACTATCGGTGATCGGTTTGCCTTGGCTGTCGGTCCATTGCTGCGTGAGGGATAAACTGGAGGTCGGGAGCCAGACGCCTTGATAGTTTTTCGGTTTTGCTATGACCTGAATCGGGAATTGCTTGGCGGTCGTACTGAGTGTCAGCACCTTGGTTTCGCCATTCATGCCACTATAGAGCAAGGTACTCCGAAACTGAGGTTCAGTGACGGTGAAACGGCCGGGCTTTTGGGCCGTCACTCTGAATGTCTGTTGTACCACGGTGACTGACAAACCATTCACAATCTCGCGGTGTTGCTCTGAGTCACTGGCGGCTTCTAAATTCATGCCATCTACTGACGGCGGTGTGATCTTGGTATCCTGAAGGCGACGAGGGTTAACCTTCACCATCATTTTGACGTGTAATAGCGTGCTTTCATCCGGGTAGAGTGTTTTTTTATCGAGGGTTGAATGAATTTCTATCAGATCATTATCATTCGGTAACGTCGAGTCCTGGACAACCTGAATGGCAATGGGCTGGGTCTTTTCACCATTGACTTCAAAACTGGGGATGGTTACAACCCCGGTACGCGTTGCTGCAATTGAAACATCCCACTCACTCCGAACGCTGCGCTGACCGTTGATGATATTGGTGGATGTGCCAAAACTGGGGCGATTGACGAAAAACTCGGGGGTGAGTTTTTCAAAGTTCACATCGTCACCGGAGGCTTTTTGATCGGTGATGATCTGAAGTTGAAATAATTCATTCAGGGTCACTTTATTCTTGCTGACAGTCGCATAGGTAGCCGCCTGAGTGCTCAGGCTGACCATCAGGCCGATGAACAGGATCCAGAATATACGTTGAAGCGAGTGCCGGGGTCTGTTTACCATGATTTGTGATTGTCCTCTGGTGGTTCTTTCTGTTCAGCCTGAAGCATCAGTTCTGCTCGCAGCAGACGGCTGGGATCTCTGGCATTTTCAACCTGTTCCAATTTACGGAACTCAGGATCTGAGGGGGGCTGCTGTGCTTGGGATGGTGATGCCTGATCCGGTTGATGGTTTGCTGCCTTTTGTTGCTGAAATTGTTTGGCTGTCGCATTGTTTTGCGCTTGCTCGTCTTTGGATTGTGCATCTTGGCGTTGACGCTGGGCGCGATGTTGTTCTGATGGCTTGCTTTGGCTTTGGCTTTGGCTTTGGCTTTTTTGCTGCGACTGATGATGCTGGGCCTGATCTTGTTGTGACTTGCCGGTTTGTGACTGTCCTTTTTGAGACTGTTTCTGTTGTGACTGATTCTGCTGTTGTTGTGATGAAGATTGGTTTTGCGTCGCAGTGTTGCTATTTTTTTGTTGCTGTTGCTGTTGCTGTTGCTGTTGCTGTTGCTGTTGCTGTTGCTGTTGCTGTTGCTGTTGCTGTGCTTTTTTCACAACATCAAGGTTATGACGTGCATCCTGATTGTCAGGATTTTGCGCCAGAACCTGCTGATACAGATCGATCGCCTTCTGTAAATCACCATGCTTGGCGTATGCATTGGCCAAATTATACTGCTGACGCGGTGTCGGAGACGGGATTGATGATAATGTTTCAATCGCTTGCTGATAATCTTTGGCACGATAATAGGCCGCGGCTTTCCAGTCCGGATCAGAGAACTGTTGGGCGGCGTGTTGGTAATCCTGTGCATCGAAGAGATGTTTGGCTTCCTGATTGTGATTCAGCCACGGTGATGCTTGTGCCCGGGGGACTGTTCCGGTTGAAATCACCACGGCAAGACATCCAAAAATTAATCCCTTACGGAACATCATCAGGGCCGGAATCAGCAAAAGCGGAATGAGCCAGTAGCCCTGATTAATCCGATTTGTCACTTGTTGTTTGCCAGAGGCTTGATGTTCGGCGGTATTGATTTGCGTTGCATCAACCAGTGTATCGACATCCTGATTATTAAGCTGAACCGAAATAAAAGTGCCGTGTACTGATTGTGCCAATGATTTCATCTCATTGAAGTTGGCTTTGGCAATGACGGTCTGCCCTTGTGTTGTTTTGAGCAGTGCACCATTTTCGGTTGGAATCGGTGCTCCGGAACGTGAACCCATGCCTAAAATTGCCAATTGCCAGCGAGTACCGGACAGCAGATCGGTAATCTCTTGGCGCTCATTGGCGTCTAATTCGTCGGTGATTAAAATGATTGCTCCCTGATGGAGTCCGGCATCTTTCATCATTTGAATCGCTTGTTTGACACCGCGGGCGGCATCCGCACCCTGATACGGCATGATCTCGGGAGACAGATTGGGGAGCAGATTAAGAATCGTCGCGGTATCGGTTGTCATGGGACTAATCGTGTAGGCATCTCCCGCATAGGCGACCAATCCGGTGACGCCTTCCTTCCAGCGTTTTAGCAAATCAACGGCTTTATAGCGCGCTTGTATGAGTCGGCTGGGTTGATTATCGGTGGCATACATCGAGCGGGACATATCCATCACGAGTACCCGGGCTGCGGTATTGCTGTAGGTCGGGCGGAGCTGACGTTCGAAGCTCGGGCCGGAAAGTGCCACGATCGCTATCGTCCAACACAGCGCCAGCAGAAGCAGTTTATACGTAGACGTCGCTTCATGATACAGACCGAGTGCTTGAGCAATATGCGGTGCAATCAAGGATTGCTGTTTTTTACGCAAGGTCAGCCATGTGAGCAGCAGTGCCACAGGAAGGAGTCCGATCAACCAGATCGGATTGAGAAATACAAAATCAGACATGATTTCTCCTGACGATCACCAGAATAAATGAAAGCATTAAGGCCAGCGCCAGCGGATAAATGAACCATTCGCTTTGAGGACGCCAAGTCTGACTGGCTTGTTGAACGGGCTCTAACTGATTAATGGTGTCATAGATGTTTGCCAAATCCTGACTGTTCCGGGCGCGGAAATATTTTCCACCGGTAATGTGAGCAATCTGTTTGAGGGTCTTTTCATCTAAGTCACGGGCGGTATTGACCTTACGGGTAAACACAAAATCTTTCACGACCATCTCTCCGGCACCAACCCCGACGGTATAGATGACTGTATGATACTTTTTCGCGATTTGGGCAGCTTGAATGGGATCCAGAACCCCTGCGGTATTGGTGCCGTCACTGAGCAGAATCATCACTCTTTGTGGTGCCTGTCCGTCAATGAAGGTTTTTGTCGCGAGTCCAATACCTTCTCCAATCGCCGTTTCTGTACCGATGAGTTTCAAAACCGTCTGATTTAACTGCCGGCGGACTGTTTCCCGGTCAAAAGTCAGCGGCGTTTGCAGATAGGCGTGATCGGCGAAGAGTACCAATCCCAGCCGATCACCCTGCCGCTTTTCAATAAACCGGTCGAGAACTTGTTTCACCGCGGTGAGGCGATCAATAAAGTCATCACCGTCTTTCATATCTTTCTGGCTCATCGAGTAAGATAAATCGACGACCAGCATCAGGTCGCGATGCTTCGGTTGAACGGTGATCGGGTCTCCAAACCAAGCCGGACGGGCGCAGGCAACGACCAGTGCGACCCAAATTGCACCAGCCATCAATTGGCTGAACCAATGGCTGGGTTTGGTCAGGCTACCTTCTGTCGGGAGATAAGTGAGTTGGATCGCAGCCGGTTGTCGATGCGGTGGCAGTAATTTAGTCACCAACAATGGTAGCGGTAAGAGGAATAGCATCCACCACCAAATGAATTCAATATGTGCCAAAGATTATCTCCTTCTTCTTCTCTTTGGCGGCAAGGCTTCCTGTACCCAAGTCAGGCAATCATCAATCAGATGTTGCTGGGATGGTTCAGATTTTAATTTTTGATACAGCACCTTTTGCCACTGGGATTCATTGGGAATAAACAGCGGTTTACTGATTTGTTCATCTAAAAAGGCATACCAGTCATGTCCGGTTAAATGGGCAATTTCCTGACGAGGGAAGTAACTCAGACATGCTTGTCTGACCAACTCCATTGCATCGGATGGTGTGACATAACCATGCGAGGGTTGCAGTAATCGTAACGCTACTTTTTTTGGGGCAACGCGTTTGCGTTTCCAAATAATGA
This region includes:
- a CDS encoding beta-galactosidase, coding for MRTFQDIIASRDWQNPSAVRMHTLSAHVPLHSYRHVEDARQGITSGRRYLNGQWAFKLYPTPEMVEASIIDPAEDLSAWKQIAVPGNWQMQGFDHPIYTNVKYPFPDRAPEVPEQNPTGCYACDFSVAPVAGEQTRILFEGVNSAFHLWCNGRWIGYAQDSRLPAEFDLTDDIHTGHNRLVVMVMRWSDGSYLEDQDMWWLSGIFRDVYLYHKPAVAINDVFLRPELDALYQDGALHVTTKLSQQTTAHRVEVRLFDVAGQPVAMQGETCCATNQYAVDEKGGWADQVKHHLTISRPRHWNEQTPYLYRCVVVLLDAQAQVIECEAFSIGFRTVAIEDGLLKVNGKALLIRGVNRHEHHPETGHSVDEATMIKDILLMKQHNFNAVRTSHYPNHPRWYELCDQYGLYVVDEANIETHGQFPMCRLSEDPQWNHAYMQRMIGLVERDKNHPSVLIWSLGNESGIGLNHHAMYQWTKQRDPSRPIQYEGGGADTAATDIICPMYARVDQHQGGTNPKYAIKDWIGRPGEQRPLILCEYAHAMGNSLGSFAKYWQAFRQYPRLQGGFIWDWVDQGLSKWDEHGQHYWAYGGDFGDEINDRQFCINGLIWPDRTVHPALLEAKRAQQFYAIQFDGQHQLTLTSEHLFTEEALICCWTVLEDGIAVSTGEHAVVMAPESEQTIELPFDHGLYQSGKTYHLNVDVLLAEQTFWAPARHSVAQSQFELKATYPKLHTEPTTPLADIRVSESDEQVIVAVADQQWTFHRGSGYLTHWQQQGEQRLAAPLKDHFYRAPLDNDIGTSEVDRPDPNSWMARWKQAGLDRLAGRCVAMSVETGEHAVTIKTQFDYTAVAETVITKQAATTGQLLRTQWCYTVNQHGEMHIDVDVYPCAALPSLPRVGFSCALPLTERVTWFGRGPHENYPDRCLSARIGCYDATVSEMHTPYIFPTDNGLRCDTRRLSLGGISVQGEFHFSVSRYSQAMLETAKHTHELVADEVVYLHVDGFHMGIGGDDSWTPSVHPEFLLDAPHYHYHVVLTSARS
- a CDS encoding L,D-transpeptidase family protein, translated to MFIASLSFSVAAQVDRVTVDKSKRRIYLLEQGQTIRTYRIALGKFPQGPKHQEGDQRTPEGDYVLDAINLNSNFYKAFHISYPAAKDIAYAKQYGLNPGGDIHIHGLKNGYQRHPEFIQSFDWTNGCIALTNEEMDEFISLVPVGTPIHIAW
- a CDS encoding BatD family protein; this encodes MVNRPRHSLQRIFWILFIGLMVSLSTQAATYATVSKNKVTLNELFQLQIITDQKASGDDVNFEKLTPEFFVNRPSFGTSTNIINGQRSVRSEWDVSIAATRTGVVTIPSFEVNGEKTQPIAIQVVQDSTLPNDNDLIEIHSTLDKKTLYPDESTLLHVKMMVKVNPRRLQDTKITPPSVDGMNLEAASDSEQHREIVNGLSVTVVQQTFRVTAQKPGRFTVTEPQFRSTLLYSGMNGETKVLTLSTTAKQFPIQVIAKPKNYQGVWLPTSSLSLTQQWTDSQGKPITDSRAALKVGDSITRILELKIKGVSQDKIPDLQINYPDSVRVYQEKPQYKTLDNDETVMTLKQVLIPNQSGQITLPGVSLNWWNTQKQRQRRAILTGLTLNVAKGAPVDTVVSLPQSATKASVAPQEIKVKDPGIWPYLTALFAVLWIVTSGCWLYRIWQTKRSKPVETPNLPTEAGHLSLKEALKQQDGIRIQHLVQVQIAELELSAAERAAIDNEVSQLQASIYSSRQEAYDPKPLLHLLAEAEKQHKKTSKKQKKTLPEL
- a CDS encoding VWA domain-containing protein, yielding MSDFVFLNPIWLIGLLPVALLLTWLTLRKKQQSLIAPHIAQALGLYHEATSTYKLLLLALCWTIAIVALSGPSFERQLRPTYSNTAARVLVMDMSRSMYATDNQPSRLIQARYKAVDLLKRWKEGVTGLVAYAGDAYTISPMTTDTATILNLLPNLSPEIMPYQGADAARGVKQAIQMMKDAGLHQGAIILITDELDANERQEITDLLSGTRWQLAILGMGSRSGAPIPTENGALLKTTQGQTVIAKANFNEMKSLAQSVHGTFISVQLNNQDVDTLVDATQINTAEHQASGKQQVTNRINQGYWLIPLLLIPALMMFRKGLIFGCLAVVISTGTVPRAQASPWLNHNQEAKHLFDAQDYQHAAQQFSDPDWKAAAYYRAKDYQQAIETLSSIPSPTPRQQYNLANAYAKHGDLQKAIDLYQQVLAQNPDNQDARHNLDVVKKAQQQQQQQQQQQQQQQQQQQQQQQKNSNTATQNQSSSQQQQNQSQQKQSQKGQSQTGKSQQDQAQHHQSQQKSQSQSQSQSKPSEQHRAQRQRQDAQSKDEQAQNNATAKQFQQQKAANHQPDQASPSQAQQPPSDPEFRKLEQVENARDPSRLLRAELMLQAEQKEPPEDNHKSW
- a CDS encoding vWA domain-containing protein; the protein is MAHIEFIWWWMLFLLPLPLLVTKLLPPHRQPAAIQLTYLPTEGSLTKPSHWFSQLMAGAIWVALVVACARPAWFGDPITVQPKHRDLMLVVDLSYSMSQKDMKDGDDFIDRLTAVKQVLDRFIEKRQGDRLGLVLFADHAYLQTPLTFDRETVRRQLNQTVLKLIGTETAIGEGIGLATKTFIDGQAPQRVMILLSDGTNTAGVLDPIQAAQIAKKYHTVIYTVGVGAGEMVVKDFVFTRKVNTARDLDEKTLKQIAHITGGKYFRARNSQDLANIYDTINQLEPVQQASQTWRPQSEWFIYPLALALMLSFILVIVRRNHV
- a CDS encoding DUF4381 domain-containing protein, with protein sequence MAQSISDLLDLQPLHLPDAPSWWPLAWGWLSLIGCVIVIVLLITWLIIWKRKRVAPKKVALRLLQPSHGYVTPSDAMELVRQACLSYFPRQEIAHLTGHDWYAFLDEQISKPLFIPNESQWQKVLYQKLKSEPSQQHLIDDCLTWVQEALPPKRRRRR